In Deferribacter desulfuricans SSM1, the following are encoded in one genomic region:
- a CDS encoding DUF1992 domain-containing protein — protein sequence MDAITFLAELKIKEAIEKGELDNLNCKGKKLEIEDLSMIPEELRAAYKVLKNANVLPEELHLQREIKTIEDLLEHCFDDEEKQRLTKKLTEKSLRFNILMEKRGRSLAYYEYKEKIYSCKIFKND from the coding sequence TTGGATGCAATAACTTTTTTGGCAGAACTAAAAATAAAAGAAGCCATAGAAAAAGGGGAATTGGATAATTTGAACTGTAAAGGTAAAAAACTAGAAATCGAAGACTTAAGTATGATACCTGAAGAACTCAGAGCCGCATACAAAGTTTTAAAAAATGCAAATGTCTTACCAGAAGAGCTACATCTACAAAGAGAAATAAAAACCATTGAAGATCTTTTAGAGCACTGCTTTGATGATGAGGAAAAACAGCGACTTACAAAGAAATTAACAGAAAAAAGTTTAAGATTTAACATTTTAATGGAAAAAAGGGGGCGCTCGTTAGCTTATTATGAATACAAAGAAAAAATTTATTCTTGTAAAATTTTTAAAAATGATTAA
- a CDS encoding 3'-5' exonuclease: MIKKFFKSFKYNKKSSKTDPLSSYIKSLIDSVNNDKIFNQKIEHAKFCVIDTETTGLDFETAKLINIAAVKVVNFKILDIYDVFINPEIPIPEESIKWHGITDDMVKDKPTVAEILPDFLKFIRDSVIVGHHVNFDLKMINKDLKLYYGSEIKNIWIDTMFLYSKNILCRDDHISLDFLLEKFNVKCIGRHTALGDALATAEVFNKIVVKMKNGFKTVSDLYRSQFKEFHS; the protein is encoded by the coding sequence ATGATAAAAAAATTTTTTAAAAGTTTCAAATATAATAAAAAAAGTTCAAAAACAGATCCTTTATCTTCATATATTAAGAGTCTTATTGATAGTGTTAACAATGATAAAATATTCAATCAAAAAATAGAACATGCAAAGTTTTGCGTTATTGATACCGAAACTACAGGTCTTGATTTTGAAACAGCTAAGCTTATCAATATTGCAGCTGTAAAGGTTGTTAATTTTAAGATTTTAGATATTTATGATGTTTTTATCAATCCAGAAATTCCTATCCCAGAAGAATCAATAAAATGGCATGGTATCACTGATGATATGGTCAAAGATAAGCCAACTGTAGCCGAAATTTTGCCTGATTTTTTAAAGTTTATTAGAGATTCTGTGATTGTAGGTCATCATGTTAATTTTGATTTAAAAATGATAAACAAAGATTTGAAATTATATTATGGCTCTGAGATTAAGAATATATGGATAGATACTATGTTTTTATATTCAAAGAATATTTTGTGTAGAGATGATCATATAAGTTTGGATTTTTTGCTTGAAAAATTCAATGTGAAATGTATCGGTAGGCATACAGCTCTTGGCGATGCTTTAGCTACTGCTGAGGTTTTTAATAAAATTGTCGTTAAAATGAAGAACGGTTTTAAAACAGTAAGTGATTTATATAGATCTCAGTTTAAAGAGTTTCATTCTTAG
- a CDS encoding NFACT RNA binding domain-containing protein yields MDGLSLFKILYNYKDFLLKARINYCEYNNEIFVLSIFNRAHKNLVVNLNNKFPLQFSDEKISLSNKIPYLSNSLIEDIKQKGFDRAFYIMIAKRKPSGKLIKYKIIFELVGKLSNVIIVDETEKIIFCWNNNNIDMDRELKTGKYYVPFKSNKRYNLLSSQNCKFEEFEGFYNVTSKHAYKILEQNNYDCEKTKEMILNSLKTDTFYIDLNKKIIPFHIPDFLDKINIDQLNSLNSKTEKNENQSIKINRLKKYFSKLIDKNIKLLEKLKEELSEAKNFIKYQEEAELLKNNLHIIKNNRGLVTLNKYTENGIEQVSYYLDENENIPEKINKLFEKSEKLKRSIPKLENRIQEIKNMILYYQDTLYSIEYLDKNEIEELYQQIYTKSKNKISKKSTPSYLLFQLDDTQYYVGRNSKSNQYIITKIANPEDYWFHAHEIPSAHLIAKKNGELTENEIITAARIVAHFSKYKDENKVPVDYTKRKYVKKPKNTPEGFVIYNNYKTITVSPFTEKELEKLKTKNETL; encoded by the coding sequence ATGGATGGTCTCTCTCTTTTTAAAATCTTATACAATTATAAAGATTTCCTCCTAAAAGCACGTATAAACTACTGTGAATATAATAATGAAATATTTGTTTTGAGTATTTTCAATAGAGCACATAAAAATTTAGTTGTTAACTTAAATAATAAATTCCCTTTACAATTTAGCGATGAAAAAATCAGTTTATCTAATAAAATTCCCTATCTTTCGAACTCATTGATAGAAGATATAAAACAAAAGGGGTTTGATAGAGCTTTTTACATCATGATTGCAAAACGCAAACCGAGCGGTAAATTGATAAAATACAAAATAATCTTCGAGCTTGTGGGAAAATTATCAAATGTAATAATTGTAGATGAAACAGAAAAAATAATCTTTTGTTGGAATAACAACAACATAGATATGGACAGAGAATTAAAAACCGGAAAATATTATGTACCATTTAAAAGTAATAAAAGATATAATCTATTATCTTCTCAAAACTGCAAGTTTGAGGAATTTGAGGGTTTTTACAACGTAACATCAAAACATGCATATAAAATTTTAGAACAAAATAATTATGACTGCGAAAAAACAAAAGAAATGATATTGAACTCACTAAAAACTGATACTTTCTATATTGATTTAAATAAGAAAATCATCCCTTTTCATATCCCAGACTTTTTAGATAAAATCAATATAGATCAGCTAAACTCTTTAAATTCAAAAACTGAAAAAAACGAAAATCAAAGTATAAAAATAAATCGTTTAAAAAAATATTTTTCAAAATTAATTGATAAGAACATTAAACTATTAGAAAAGCTTAAGGAAGAACTATCTGAAGCAAAAAATTTTATAAAATATCAGGAGGAAGCTGAGCTCTTAAAAAATAATCTGCACATCATAAAAAATAATAGAGGGCTTGTTACATTAAATAAATATACAGAAAATGGAATCGAACAAGTTTCATACTATCTTGATGAAAATGAAAACATACCAGAAAAAATTAACAAACTTTTTGAAAAAAGTGAAAAGCTAAAAAGATCGATACCAAAACTGGAAAATAGAATACAAGAGATTAAAAATATGATACTCTATTATCAAGACACTTTATATAGTATTGAGTATTTAGATAAAAACGAAATAGAAGAATTATACCAGCAAATCTACACAAAAAGTAAAAATAAAATATCAAAAAAAAGTACACCATCTTATTTGCTTTTTCAACTTGATGACACACAATATTATGTAGGTAGAAATAGCAAATCAAATCAATATATCATAACCAAAATAGCAAACCCAGAAGATTACTGGTTTCATGCCCACGAAATACCATCAGCTCATCTCATAGCAAAGAAAAACGGTGAGCTTACCGAAAACGAGATTATTACTGCTGCAAGGATTGTAGCTCATTTCTCAAAATATAAAGATGAAAATAAAGTACCGGTTGACTATACAAAAAGAAAATATGTAAAAAAACCTAAGAACACGCCAGAAGGTTTTGTAATATACAACAACTATAAAACTATTACTGTTTCACCTTTTACCGAAAAAGAGTTAGAAAAATTAAAAACTAAGAATGAAACTCTTTAA
- a CDS encoding type IV pilus twitching motility protein PilT — protein MAKIDAFFKFLIEQGGSDLHLSAGCKPLMRVHGELVEIKYQTLTDELLRTLLFEIIDEKSKKEFLEKRDLDFAYEIKGLARFRANYFFQKRGIGAVFRQIPAKILSVEELGLPPQILKFADLSRGLVLVTGPTGSGKSTTLAAIIDYINRKRHDHILTIEDPIEFVHVNKGCLVNQREVGNHTASFASALRAALREDPDVILVGEMRDLETIELAITAAETGHLVFGTLHTNSAAKTIDRIIDAFPAGQQAQIRTMLSESLKGVVAQQLLKRCDKPGRVAALEILFVNSAVANLIREGKTFQIPSVIQTGKNEGMQLMDQAIMDLLMQKIVSPEEAYIKANDKKTFERFLNK, from the coding sequence ATGGCAAAGATTGATGCTTTTTTCAAATTTTTAATTGAACAAGGTGGAAGCGACCTTCATTTAAGCGCTGGTTGCAAACCTCTAATGAGAGTTCACGGCGAGCTTGTAGAAATAAAGTATCAAACTTTGACTGATGAGCTTTTACGAACTCTTCTCTTTGAAATAATAGACGAAAAATCAAAAAAAGAGTTTTTAGAAAAAAGAGATTTAGATTTTGCATATGAGATAAAAGGGTTAGCTAGATTTAGGGCAAACTACTTTTTTCAAAAGAGAGGGATAGGAGCCGTTTTTAGACAAATACCGGCTAAGATTTTATCTGTAGAAGAGTTAGGGTTGCCTCCTCAGATTTTGAAATTTGCAGACTTATCAAGGGGTTTAGTACTGGTCACTGGTCCCACAGGAAGTGGTAAATCAACTACACTAGCTGCAATCATTGATTATATAAACAGAAAAAGACATGACCACATTTTAACAATTGAAGATCCAATAGAGTTTGTACATGTAAATAAGGGGTGTTTAGTTAATCAAAGAGAAGTTGGAAATCATACTGCATCCTTTGCCTCAGCCCTAAGGGCTGCGTTAAGAGAAGACCCAGATGTAATATTAGTTGGTGAGATGAGAGATCTTGAAACAATAGAACTGGCTATCACAGCAGCGGAAACAGGTCATCTTGTTTTTGGTACGCTTCACACAAACTCTGCAGCAAAAACTATAGATAGGATTATAGACGCCTTCCCAGCAGGGCAACAAGCTCAAATTAGAACGATGCTTTCAGAATCTTTAAAGGGTGTCGTTGCACAACAGCTTTTAAAAAGATGTGATAAGCCTGGTAGAGTAGCTGCATTAGAAATACTTTTTGTCAATAGTGCTGTAGCTAATTTAATTAGAGAAGGTAAAACGTTTCAGATCCCTTCTGTAATTCAAACAGGAAAAAATGAAGGGATGCAACTCATGGATCAAGCTATAATGGATTTACTTATGCAAAAAATTGTTTCACCAGAGGAAGCTTATATAAAAGCAAACGATAAAAAAACTTTTGAGCGTTTTTTGAATAAATAA
- a CDS encoding tetratricopeptide repeat protein yields MNTKVKYFYTQKFNNLLQEENYQVAEKILKNHLKDEYLPHKEKSKVYELLGVLKFQTGNYSLAKKYYNLSLKYNIQNINSLLNLSNILIIENKFYDAINLLKKYIPFLKGRKEILKTLVSCYSFIGDITHSKIIFDKITTKDNVDEQTYVDYSYGYVLNKNFEEAKKILLTGLSKYPDSFILFDAYEEFTEIEVNMKNIKKEVLIPFLKNLNKLVFVKAATLLTENMCIRGYFNFEIEKGLDLIKIFHDNNLNIKDSVLLAAICEYFTTLSISDAEFTLNTIANFYNLNKSRLKKHVLNIETEFSETVETFLSELNLFYNIELDKISEELDGFDE; encoded by the coding sequence ATGAACACAAAAGTTAAGTATTTTTATACTCAAAAATTTAACAACCTTTTACAAGAAGAAAATTATCAAGTAGCAGAAAAAATTTTAAAAAATCATTTAAAAGATGAATACCTTCCACACAAAGAAAAATCTAAAGTGTATGAACTTTTGGGAGTTTTAAAATTTCAAACAGGAAACTACTCTTTAGCAAAAAAATATTACAACCTTTCCCTAAAGTATAACATACAAAATATAAATTCCCTTCTAAATCTCAGTAATATCTTAATTATTGAAAATAAATTTTATGATGCAATAAACTTGCTAAAAAAATACATCCCCTTTTTAAAAGGGAGGAAAGAGATTCTTAAAACTTTAGTTTCATGCTATTCTTTTATAGGTGATATCACACACTCAAAAATCATTTTTGATAAAATTACCACAAAAGATAACGTGGATGAGCAAACATACGTAGATTATTCCTACGGTTACGTTTTAAATAAAAATTTTGAAGAAGCAAAAAAAATATTACTTACAGGGTTAAGCAAATATCCTGATAGCTTTATCCTTTTTGATGCATATGAAGAATTTACTGAAATTGAAGTAAATATGAAAAATATAAAAAAAGAGGTACTTATCCCCTTTCTAAAAAACCTAAACAAACTAGTTTTTGTAAAAGCTGCTACTTTGCTTACAGAAAATATGTGTATAAGAGGTTACTTCAATTTTGAAATCGAAAAAGGTTTAGATTTAATAAAAATATTCCATGATAACAATTTAAATATAAAAGATAGTGTATTGCTTGCTGCAATATGCGAATATTTCACTACTTTGAGTATTTCAGATGCAGAATTTACATTAAATACAATTGCAAATTTTTATAACCTTAATAAGTCAAGACTAAAAAAACATGTTTTAAACATCGAAACAGAGTTCTCAGAAACAGTAGAAACTTTCCTATCTGAGCTAAATCTTTTTTACAATATTGAGCTGGATAAAATTTCAGAAGAGTTGGATGGTTTTGATGAGTAG
- a CDS encoding phage holin family protein, producing the protein MYKSNFFIYRICVNTIALGFAALLFKHIVVNSFLSLFLGAILLTLLNFVLKPILLILTLPIQILSLGFFYIITNAFILKLTSVITDGFYIDGFWAAVGGSIVIGIVNFIFDLFATNAEIRFFEWK; encoded by the coding sequence ATGTACAAAAGTAATTTTTTTATTTATAGGATATGTGTGAATACTATAGCTTTAGGTTTTGCTGCTTTATTGTTTAAACATATCGTTGTAAATTCATTTTTGTCTTTATTTTTGGGAGCGATTTTACTCACATTGTTGAACTTTGTTTTGAAGCCAATTTTACTTATTTTAACATTGCCTATACAGATTTTATCTTTGGGATTTTTTTATATAATTACAAATGCTTTTATTTTAAAACTTACTTCAGTTATAACAGATGGTTTCTATATTGATGGATTTTGGGCAGCAGTTGGAGGAAGTATTGTTATAGGTATAGTAAATTTTATTTTTGATTTATTTGCTACAAATGCAGAAATAAGGTTTTTCGAATGGAAATAA
- a CDS encoding DUF1820 family protein gives MKKKLYRIMFLNEKKELLTIHASSVNTSSFLGLIEISDIVFLDTSEILFTPNDDKIKSEFKDVERTFIPINYIVRIDEVILEKETPVIRLYKNNS, from the coding sequence ATGAAAAAAAAATTATATAGGATTATGTTTTTAAATGAAAAGAAAGAGCTACTTACAATACATGCAAGTAGTGTAAACACATCTTCTTTTTTAGGGTTAATAGAAATCTCTGATATCGTGTTTTTAGATACTTCTGAGATACTTTTTACACCAAATGATGATAAAATAAAGAGTGAATTTAAGGATGTAGAAAGAACATTTATTCCCATAAATTATATTGTTAGAATTGATGAAGTTATATTAGAAAAAGAAACTCCCGTTATTAGACTTTATAAAAATAATTCATGA
- a CDS encoding LptF/LptG family permease, producing MRITEKYVLKELVPVFLVGNLFFIFILLIDKIVDLSELILAKNVPFFFVAELIIAYIPSFLVITIPTSTLLSALIVYGRLSDDSELVAMKSLGADKYNIFKPSILLGFISLVLALLMSLYLMPKGNDFAIERLMQISKYVSINDFKENELYTEIPGFVLYTDKRVDKNKFLGLIIINKKDHIVIQAKKGEIVNTTEGSLVFNLDNGVLIDTKGEIPSKLEFKSFVVNVPIITEKKFDVRNERLMSIRNLINHLNKSNIIKFELSKRFALPFASIIMAIFGAVVGSFFHRGGKAFGLSVSIIIVLIYNTLLLLSQNLINMLNPYLAAWVANIIFIILLVYLLRRA from the coding sequence ATGAGAATAACTGAAAAGTATGTATTAAAAGAACTGGTTCCAGTTTTTTTAGTCGGTAATCTTTTTTTTATTTTTATTTTATTGATAGATAAAATTGTTGATTTATCTGAACTTATCTTAGCTAAAAATGTTCCCTTCTTTTTCGTGGCTGAACTCATTATAGCTTACATCCCTTCTTTTTTGGTAATTACAATTCCAACATCTACCTTATTATCAGCTTTGATAGTTTATGGAAGGTTGTCTGATGATTCAGAGCTGGTTGCTATGAAATCACTTGGTGCTGATAAGTATAATATTTTTAAACCTTCTATATTATTGGGTTTTATCTCTTTGGTATTAGCTCTACTAATGAGTTTATATCTGATGCCAAAAGGAAACGATTTTGCTATAGAAAGATTAATGCAAATATCTAAATATGTTTCCATAAACGATTTTAAAGAGAATGAGTTGTATACCGAAATACCGGGGTTTGTTTTATATACGGATAAAAGGGTTGATAAAAATAAATTTCTTGGACTGATAATAATAAATAAAAAGGATCATATTGTTATTCAGGCTAAAAAAGGGGAGATAGTTAATACTACTGAAGGCAGCCTTGTGTTTAATTTAGATAATGGAGTGTTGATTGATACAAAAGGTGAAATTCCATCCAAGCTTGAATTTAAAAGTTTTGTAGTAAATGTTCCTATTATTACAGAGAAAAAGTTTGATGTAAGAAATGAAAGATTGATGAGTATAAGAAACTTAATAAACCATTTAAATAAAAGCAATATTATTAAATTTGAGCTTTCAAAGAGATTTGCTTTACCATTTGCTTCTATAATTATGGCCATCTTCGGAGCGGTGGTAGGCTCATTTTTTCATAGAGGAGGCAAAGCTTTTGGTTTATCAGTATCAATCATTATTGTACTAATTTATAATACACTTTTGTTACTTTCTCAAAATTTAATAAATATGTTAAACCCTTATTTAGCTGCTTGGGTTGCTAATATTATCTTTATAATATTGTTAGTTTATCTGTTAAGAAGGGCTTAA
- a CDS encoding LptF/LptG family permease codes for MKKFNKYLIKSYLNSLVAILIFILIIYTFFQVVQHTKYISRYNTPFLNILIYDLMKIPYSIYQVFPVATSAAIVVTMLKLIKNNELIAYLSFGGRLRQIAVLFLSVNFLFFLILLYYSDAINPKIEKIRAKYKDEKIFFQKHTEKLTVTDFYFKDKESIISIDLINFDKKEFDGVTIYEKDKDTISIVKRAKKAKYLGNNIWEFQDFKIFDVKKIPTLLKIYDKYKLKSKILTKFIKIKPDEPKKLSFKELSRVIKVYESKGLSAESFRLIYYNKIAVPLILIVLTILLLPLTITISRSYQYIKVAAKSLSVTIIFWVSYSVFYSLGKNGVINPFLANFSLHILFFIFGMIILLSKERGF; via the coding sequence ATGAAAAAATTCAACAAATATTTAATAAAATCTTATTTAAATAGTTTAGTTGCTATTTTGATTTTTATATTAATTATTTATACATTTTTTCAAGTAGTACAACATACAAAATATATTAGTAGATATAATACACCATTTTTGAATATTTTAATTTATGATTTAATGAAAATCCCTTATTCAATATATCAAGTTTTTCCGGTTGCTACTTCAGCTGCCATTGTTGTGACAATGCTCAAATTGATAAAAAATAATGAATTGATAGCTTATCTAAGTTTTGGTGGTAGATTAAGACAGATTGCTGTACTTTTTTTGTCTGTAAATTTTTTATTTTTTTTAATTTTATTATATTATTCTGATGCAATTAATCCTAAGATTGAAAAGATTAGAGCCAAATACAAAGATGAAAAAATATTTTTTCAAAAACATACAGAAAAATTAACTGTTACAGATTTTTATTTTAAAGATAAGGAGAGTATAATTTCAATAGATCTGATTAATTTTGATAAAAAAGAGTTTGATGGTGTAACAATTTATGAAAAAGATAAAGATACAATCAGTATTGTAAAGAGAGCTAAAAAAGCAAAATATTTGGGTAACAACATATGGGAATTTCAAGATTTTAAGATTTTTGATGTTAAAAAAATTCCAACGCTTTTAAAAATTTATGATAAATATAAGCTAAAAAGTAAAATATTAACAAAATTTATCAAAATCAAACCTGATGAGCCAAAGAAATTGAGTTTTAAAGAGTTGAGCCGAGTTATCAAAGTGTATGAGTCGAAAGGGTTATCAGCTGAAAGTTTTAGATTGATTTATTACAATAAGATAGCTGTTCCTCTTATTTTGATAGTATTGACGATATTATTGCTTCCTTTGACTATCACTATTTCTAGAAGTTATCAATATATTAAAGTTGCAGCCAAATCTCTTAGTGTTACTATAATTTTTTGGGTCAGTTATTCTGTATTTTATTCATTGGGTAAAAATGGTGTTATAAACCCGTTTTTAGCTAATTTTAGTCTGCATATTTTATTTTTTATATTTGGTATGATAATCTTGCTTTCTAAAGAGAGAGGGTTTTAG
- a CDS encoding indolepyruvate ferredoxin oxidoreductase subunit alpha, with protein MPRVIIDTERCKGCGLCITVCPKEILKYSGKFNKSGYNFVECIDESKCICCKSCALICPDVCFTLIKEEKVKG; from the coding sequence ATGCCACGTGTAATTATTGATACCGAAAGATGCAAAGGTTGTGGCCTTTGTATAACTGTTTGTCCAAAGGAGATTTTAAAATATTCAGGGAAATTTAACAAGTCTGGATACAATTTTGTAGAGTGTATTGATGAGTCTAAATGTATTTGTTGTAAAAGCTGTGCACTGATTTGTCCGGATGTTTGTTTTACTTTAATAAAAGAAGAAAAAGTTAAGGGGTAA
- a CDS encoding 3-methyl-2-oxobutanoate dehydrogenase subunit VorB yields MSDKVLMKGNEAIAEAAVRAGLVGYFGYPITPQNEVTAYMSWRMPELGRAFVQAESELAAINMVYGAGATGVRVMTTSSSPGIALMQEGISYMCGAEVPAVIVNITRGGPGLGNIGPSQCDYNQATRGGGNGDYKLLVYAPHTIQEAIDLVYKSFDKAEKYRNPVMILGDGALGQMAEAVVLPEMREIVDEDKGWELNGAKGRAPRSVKSLRLAEGKLKEHNWHLKRKYDEMEANEVEYEYLENDYEILIVAFGTAARVAKSAIKTLNEDGLKVGLFRPITISPYPYDALRDASKNAKKILVAEMNTGQMLFDVKLAVCDDSKIEFIGKPGGEVFAPDEIIEKVKNMVGG; encoded by the coding sequence ATGAGTGATAAGGTTTTGATGAAAGGGAATGAAGCTATAGCTGAAGCTGCTGTTAGAGCTGGCTTAGTTGGATATTTTGGATATCCTATTACACCACAAAATGAAGTTACAGCTTATATGTCATGGAGAATGCCAGAATTAGGCAGAGCATTTGTGCAAGCTGAAAGTGAATTGGCAGCAATTAATATGGTTTATGGTGCTGGTGCAACAGGGGTTCGTGTTATGACAACTTCTTCTAGCCCAGGTATTGCTTTGATGCAAGAAGGGATTTCATATATGTGTGGAGCTGAAGTCCCAGCTGTTATTGTCAATATTACTAGAGGTGGTCCCGGCCTTGGAAATATAGGACCAAGCCAATGTGATTATAATCAAGCGACAAGGGGTGGTGGTAATGGAGATTATAAGTTGTTAGTGTATGCACCACATACTATTCAAGAAGCAATAGATTTAGTGTATAAATCATTTGATAAGGCAGAAAAGTATAGAAATCCTGTTATGATTTTGGGTGATGGTGCTTTGGGGCAGATGGCTGAAGCTGTTGTTTTACCTGAAATGAGAGAAATTGTAGATGAAGATAAAGGGTGGGAATTAAATGGTGCAAAAGGTAGAGCACCTAGATCGGTTAAATCATTAAGATTAGCTGAAGGGAAGTTAAAAGAGCATAATTGGCATCTAAAAAGAAAATATGATGAGATGGAAGCAAATGAAGTAGAATATGAATACCTAGAAAATGATTATGAAATATTAATTGTGGCTTTTGGAACTGCTGCTAGGGTTGCAAAATCAGCCATAAAAACTTTAAACGAAGATGGGTTAAAAGTTGGTTTGTTTAGACCAATAACAATTTCCCCTTATCCATATGATGCTTTAAGAGATGCTTCTAAAAATGCTAAAAAGATTTTAGTTGCTGAAATGAATACTGGACAGATGTTGTTTGATGTTAAACTTGCTGTTTGTGATGACTCTAAAATAGAATTTATAGGTAAACCAGGAGGGGAAGTATTTGCTCCTGATGAAATTATAGAAAAAGTAAAAAATATGGTGGGTGGTTAA
- a CDS encoding thiamine pyrophosphate-dependent enzyme, protein MKVVFERPESLLGNKTIYCPGCNHGIIHRLVAEAIDELGLRESTVGVAPVGCAVLLYDYFNFDIVEAPHGRAPAMATAMKRVRPNLTIFTYQGDGDLASIGMAEIMHAANRGDSLTVVFVNNANYGMTGGQMAPTTLPGQKTTTTPMGRVEKQHGFPFRMAEIIGGLPAVAYSSRVSVTNPKNIMKAKKAIKKAFENQVNDKGFSFVEVLSTCPTNWGMSPVDAIKWIDDVMSVYYPLGVFKDIDEEVQK, encoded by the coding sequence ATGAAAGTAGTATTTGAAAGACCTGAGAGTTTGCTGGGTAATAAAACAATTTATTGTCCAGGGTGTAATCATGGGATCATTCATAGATTGGTTGCAGAAGCTATTGATGAATTGGGATTAAGGGAAAGTACTGTTGGGGTAGCTCCTGTTGGATGTGCCGTATTGTTATACGATTATTTTAATTTTGATATAGTTGAAGCTCCTCATGGTAGAGCACCAGCAATGGCAACTGCAATGAAGAGGGTAAGACCAAATTTGACTATTTTTACTTATCAAGGGGATGGTGATCTTGCATCTATTGGGATGGCAGAAATAATGCATGCTGCTAATCGCGGAGATAGTTTAACTGTGGTATTTGTTAATAATGCTAATTACGGTATGACCGGTGGGCAGATGGCACCTACTACTTTGCCAGGCCAAAAGACTACAACTACCCCAATGGGTCGTGTTGAAAAACAACATGGATTCCCTTTTAGAATGGCAGAAATCATTGGTGGTCTTCCAGCTGTAGCATATTCAAGTAGAGTTTCTGTAACTAATCCAAAAAATATTATGAAAGCTAAAAAGGCTATCAAAAAAGCTTTTGAGAATCAGGTAAATGATAAAGGGTTTTCTTTTGTGGAAGTATTGTCAACCTGTCCTACAAACTGGGGTATGAGTCCAGTTGATGCTATAAAATGGATAGACGATGTTATGTCTGTTTATTATCCACTAGGTGTTTTCAAAGATATAGATGAAGAGGTGCAAAAATGA
- a CDS encoding 2-oxoacid:acceptor oxidoreductase family protein has translation MMFDCVMAGFGGQGILSAGMILAQMAVRKDLNVTWWPSYGAEQRGGTANCTVVISDEEIGSPIVSKPNYGFIMNRPSLDKFQPRFNTGANVIVDTSLVEREFLTRDDINFYGINATEIANELGNTKVANMVMIGALLSVSKLFNLNEAEEALKYAIPEKYHSLLPINRDALKTGYNEVKKL, from the coding sequence ATGATGTTTGATTGTGTTATGGCTGGGTTTGGAGGCCAGGGGATTTTAAGTGCTGGTATGATATTAGCACAGATGGCCGTAAGAAAAGACTTAAATGTAACTTGGTGGCCATCTTATGGGGCTGAGCAGAGAGGCGGTACTGCAAATTGTACTGTTGTTATCTCTGACGAAGAGATCGGATCTCCAATTGTATCTAAACCTAATTATGGATTTATAATGAATAGACCATCTTTAGATAAATTTCAGCCCAGGTTTAATACTGGTGCGAATGTAATAGTGGATACATCATTGGTAGAAAGAGAGTTTCTAACAAGAGATGATATAAATTTTTATGGTATTAATGCCACTGAAATAGCAAATGAATTGGGTAATACTAAAGTTGCAAATATGGTAATGATTGGTGCTTTGTTATCTGTATCCAAACTGTTCAATTTAAATGAAGCAGAAGAAGCTCTCAAATATGCTATACCTGAAAAATATCATTCTTTACTCCCTATTAATAGAGATGCTTTAAAGACTGGGTATAACGAAGTAAAAAAGTTGTAA
- a CDS encoding acylphosphatase — MKRLHAIVSGRVQGVGFRAFVYDKALNLNLKGYVKNLPDGTVEVDAEGDEKSLIELLSHLRVGPSLSNVTNIDFEITDKLVNYSDFRIRY; from the coding sequence ATGAAAAGATTGCATGCAATAGTATCAGGTAGAGTTCAAGGTGTTGGGTTTAGAGCCTTTGTTTACGATAAGGCTCTAAACCTTAATTTAAAAGGTTATGTAAAAAATCTGCCAGATGGAACTGTTGAGGTTGATGCAGAAGGGGATGAAAAAAGTTTGATAGAGCTTTTGAGTCATTTGAGAGTTGGGCCTTCATTGTCAAATGTTACAAATATTGATTTTGAAATAACCGATAAACTGGTAAATTATTCAGATTTTAGAATTAGATACTAA